One Maribacter cobaltidurans genomic window carries:
- a CDS encoding App1 family protein has translation MKLDLQLYRGYANDKEIVVFGHVFESWGPSNYRVDRKNFYHIKSLWKMFTIRPLEGMKVQITFKGLKATTTTDSNGFFEYTLPYHFDLEPGWHPYEVSCIHGNKGFGILERSELRKPFSKGMNIISDIDDTFLISHSGNIWKKLYVLLTQNVTQRKSFENVVDHYVALEKNDLNKNDPNSFFFVSSSEWNLYYFILEFAKLQHLPKAVLRLKNLKTGLLDFLKTGGGDHDHKYHKIKKIISFYPHTQYVLLGDDSQKDADIYERICTEYPYHIKAVYIRQVSRKPKPLVVDKIKKIQNRDIATCYFTSSTEAIEHSEKIGLIAAE, from the coding sequence ATGAAATTAGATTTACAATTATATAGGGGATATGCCAACGATAAAGAAATCGTTGTCTTTGGTCATGTCTTTGAATCTTGGGGACCTAGCAACTACAGGGTCGATAGAAAGAACTTCTATCATATCAAAAGCCTATGGAAAATGTTTACCATTCGCCCGTTGGAAGGAATGAAGGTCCAAATAACATTCAAAGGATTAAAGGCAACCACAACAACCGATTCTAACGGGTTTTTTGAGTACACCCTGCCCTATCATTTTGACTTGGAGCCCGGATGGCATCCCTATGAGGTTTCCTGTATTCATGGAAACAAGGGGTTTGGTATTTTGGAGCGTTCAGAACTTCGTAAGCCCTTTAGCAAAGGGATGAATATTATTTCTGATATAGACGATACTTTTTTGATTTCACATAGTGGAAATATCTGGAAAAAACTGTACGTATTGCTTACGCAAAATGTCACCCAACGAAAAAGCTTTGAAAACGTGGTAGATCACTACGTGGCCTTGGAAAAAAACGATTTGAATAAAAATGATCCCAACTCTTTTTTCTTTGTTTCCAGTAGCGAGTGGAACTTATACTATTTTATCCTTGAATTTGCCAAATTACAGCACTTGCCCAAAGCAGTTCTTCGACTAAAAAATTTAAAAACGGGCTTGTTGGATTTTTTGAAAACGGGAGGTGGCGACCATGATCATAAATATCATAAAATCAAGAAAATTATTTCATTTTATCCTCATACTCAATACGTTTTGTTGGGGGACGATTCCCAAAAGGATGCCGACATTTATGAGCGGATATGTACCGAATATCCATACCATATTAAGGCCGTTTATATACGCCAGGTTTCAAGAAAGCCAAAACCTTTGGTTGTCGACAAAATAAAAAAAATACAAAACCGGGATATTGCCACTTGCTATTTTACTTCAAGTACGGAAGCCATTGAACACTCCGAAAAGATTGGTTTGATAGCTGCAGAATGA
- a CDS encoding arsenate reductase family protein, whose translation MGVIAMDKKQITLYYSSENSIGKQINAYIQSSKKKNLAVDVSKTNVTGTQWAELADGLNKEIRDLVAQDHPDFLETYGENQQELDENDWLKILEKEPHLLKNPIAIDGENYIELESAASFKKFMEPDSAGLEKS comes from the coding sequence ATGGGAGTTATCGCAATGGACAAAAAACAGATTACTTTATATTACAGTTCGGAGAATTCTATCGGTAAACAAATTAATGCCTATATCCAATCTTCCAAGAAGAAAAATTTAGCTGTCGATGTTTCCAAAACCAATGTAACCGGAACCCAGTGGGCAGAATTGGCAGATGGACTTAATAAAGAAATTAGGGATTTAGTTGCACAAGATCACCCGGATTTTTTAGAAACCTACGGGGAAAACCAACAGGAGTTGGATGAGAATGATTGGCTTAAAATTTTGGAAAAAGAACCCCATCTCTTAAAAAACCCCATTGCCATTGACGGCGAAAACTATATTGAGCTTGAAAGTGCAGCTAGTTTTAAAAAATTTATGGAACCCGATAGTGCCGGTTTGGAGAAATCCTAA
- a CDS encoding GH3 family domain-containing protein produces the protein MPIIGSVIKGIIDVTDVLSGEENPIEEQQEVLKELLEKAAETQFGKAYGFREILKSDEVPKEFSKKVPYFDYNGISDQWWYKLHEGEENVTWPGNPDYFALSSGTTGKTSKRIPVTEVMIKAIRWAGIKQVLALSNFEFPSDFFEKGILMLGSSTDLIEKDDHLEGEISGISASNIPSWFRGYYKPGEEIAEIDDWDERVEKIVEKAPDWDIGGLSGIPSWIELMLKEVIKAHGLKNIHEIWPNLEVYTSGGVAFGPYEKSFNALMGRPITVIDTYLASEGFIAFQSRPETDAMKLVTNNGIYFEFVPFDPDYILEDGSLDQNAPSLTLSEVQEGQDYVLIISTVSGTWRYLIGDTIEFTDVARAEIKITGRTKFFLNTVGSQLSVNKLDDALKELEHALDIEVPEYTLCAKKYKDGFYHSWYLGTNADIDPKKAAKVLDNSLKEANKNYKVARSKALEGVKVFVVKPDVFYEWNDQNKKKGGQVKMERVMGEEKFSEWEDFVDKQS, from the coding sequence ATGCCAATCATTGGAAGTGTTATTAAAGGTATCATCGATGTTACCGATGTCCTATCTGGGGAAGAGAATCCCATTGAGGAACAACAAGAGGTTCTAAAGGAGCTATTGGAGAAGGCCGCCGAAACACAATTTGGAAAGGCGTACGGTTTCAGGGAAATCCTAAAGTCTGATGAAGTCCCAAAGGAATTTTCTAAAAAAGTGCCTTATTTTGACTATAACGGTATCAGCGACCAGTGGTGGTACAAACTACACGAGGGAGAAGAAAATGTTACCTGGCCGGGCAACCCAGACTATTTTGCATTGAGTTCCGGAACGACCGGTAAAACGAGCAAAAGAATACCGGTGACAGAGGTCATGATCAAGGCCATTCGTTGGGCAGGAATAAAACAGGTTTTGGCACTTAGTAATTTTGAGTTTCCGTCGGATTTCTTTGAAAAGGGAATTTTGATGTTGGGTAGTTCCACAGATTTAATTGAAAAGGACGATCATTTAGAAGGAGAAATAAGTGGGATAAGCGCAAGCAATATCCCCTCTTGGTTCCGTGGGTATTATAAGCCCGGGGAAGAAATTGCAGAAATAGATGATTGGGACGAACGTGTGGAAAAAATTGTAGAGAAAGCCCCTGATTGGGATATTGGAGGATTAAGCGGAATACCTTCTTGGATAGAATTGATGTTGAAGGAAGTTATAAAGGCCCACGGTTTAAAAAACATCCATGAAATTTGGCCCAATTTGGAAGTGTATACTTCTGGAGGAGTAGCTTTTGGACCTTACGAAAAGAGTTTTAATGCCCTAATGGGAAGGCCCATTACAGTAATCGACACCTATCTGGCTTCAGAGGGATTTATTGCTTTTCAGAGTAGGCCTGAAACGGATGCCATGAAGTTGGTGACCAATAATGGAATCTATTTTGAGTTTGTTCCCTTTGATCCGGATTATATTTTGGAAGATGGCTCGTTGGATCAAAATGCTCCGTCCTTGACACTAAGCGAGGTGCAAGAAGGTCAAGATTATGTATTGATCATTAGCACTGTAAGCGGAACGTGGCGTTATCTTATTGGGGATACCATAGAATTTACGGATGTGGCACGTGCCGAGATAAAGATTACCGGGCGCACCAAGTTTTTTTTGAATACCGTAGGATCACAGTTGTCCGTAAATAAACTGGATGATGCGCTTAAGGAATTGGAACATGCTTTGGACATAGAAGTACCGGAATATACCCTTTGCGCCAAGAAGTACAAAGATGGTTTTTATCATTCATGGTATTTAGGGACCAATGCCGATATTGACCCCAAAAAAGCCGCAAAAGTGTTGGACAACTCTTTAAAGGAGGCCAACAAAAATTATAAGGTGGCACGCTCAAAGGCTTTAGAGGGCGTTAAGGTGTTTGTTGTAAAGCCCGATGTGTTCTACGAGTGGAACGACCAAAATAAAAAGAAGGGCGGCCAAGTAAAAATGGAACGCGTAATGGGCGAGGAAAAATTTAGCGAATGGGAAGATTTTGTGGACAAGCAAAGCTAG
- a CDS encoding diacylglycerol/lipid kinase family protein — protein sequence MKKNVLLVINPIAGGTDKKEIIAAVRKKADGLNIALEIYKTTGEQDGKSILKKLEKTHFSRVLIAGGDGTVREVVDAIKDRDILVGILPSGSANGLALNLNIPDNLEEQLKIAFGNAFIVMDILEVNGSTCLHIADMGVNAALIENYEESEIRGKLGYLLQAIPTLTKSKFPFFVTIEANGKKHREEVILVAIANARKFGTGANINPTGQMDDNEFEILLFKNFDIVEIIKTFYGDVSKNSEFVTTIKTKDADIRCEEPIPFQVDGEFMGYKKEINARLRPEKLKILYGR from the coding sequence ATGAAAAAGAATGTATTGTTGGTCATAAATCCAATAGCCGGTGGAACGGATAAAAAGGAAATTATAGCAGCGGTAAGGAAAAAGGCGGATGGATTGAACATAGCGTTAGAGATTTATAAAACCACTGGAGAACAGGATGGAAAAAGTATTCTAAAAAAATTAGAAAAGACCCATTTCTCAAGAGTACTCATTGCAGGTGGCGATGGTACCGTAAGGGAAGTGGTGGATGCTATAAAGGATAGGGATATCCTGGTTGGGATACTCCCTAGTGGTTCGGCAAATGGTCTTGCCCTTAATTTGAATATCCCAGATAATTTGGAAGAGCAATTAAAAATTGCCTTTGGAAATGCGTTTATAGTGATGGATATTCTTGAAGTAAACGGTAGCACATGTCTACATATCGCCGATATGGGGGTGAATGCCGCGCTCATCGAAAATTATGAGGAATCTGAAATACGGGGTAAATTGGGATATTTATTGCAGGCCATTCCCACATTGACCAAAAGTAAGTTTCCTTTTTTTGTAACCATTGAGGCCAATGGCAAAAAACACAGGGAGGAGGTGATTTTGGTGGCCATAGCCAATGCCCGAAAATTTGGTACGGGCGCCAATATAAACCCAACGGGCCAAATGGATGACAATGAATTTGAGATATTGCTCTTCAAAAATTTTGACATTGTTGAAATTATCAAAACCTTTTATGGTGATGTATCCAAAAACTCGGAATTTGTAACGACCATTAAAACCAAGGATGCAGATATTAGGTGTGAGGAGCCCATTCCATTCCAGGTGGATGGGGAATTCATGGGCTACAAAAAAGAAATAAACGCGAGGCTCAGACCTGAAAAACTGAAGATATTGTACGGAAGATAA
- the fahA gene encoding fumarylacetoacetase has protein sequence MSTWVDVPNDSDFTIYNLPFGIFSVDGNEPRAGIAIGAQIVDLAVLAKADLLDVEEHYFLKPFLNDFIGLGKEITRKVRLDVQRLLSDENSELKNLSGALVGQNEATMHLPVNIGDYTDFYSSLEHATNVGKMFRDPENALLPNWKHLPVGYHGRASSIVVSGTPVHRPKGQVLPKGEKTPIFKPSGRLDFELEMAFIIGKETELGESISVEKAHEHIFGMVLFNDWSARDIQKWEYVPLGPFLGKSFASSISPWIVTLEALEPFKVEGPGQDPEVLPYLKSTGPLNYDINLEVSLAPENSDTQTICRSNFKYMYWNMAQQLAHHTVNGCNVKVGDMMASGTISGKDETAYGSLLELSWGGKKSIKLQQGETRTFIEDNDTISMKGYAIKNDIRVGFGEVSGKILPAKINI, from the coding sequence ATGTCTACTTGGGTTGATGTGCCAAACGATTCTGATTTTACAATTTACAATTTACCCTTTGGAATTTTCTCCGTGGATGGAAATGAACCTAGGGCCGGTATCGCTATTGGTGCCCAAATCGTTGATTTGGCTGTTTTGGCAAAAGCCGATTTGTTGGATGTTGAGGAACACTATTTTTTGAAACCTTTTCTGAACGATTTCATTGGATTGGGTAAGGAAATAACCCGAAAGGTTCGTTTGGATGTGCAACGACTATTATCGGATGAAAATTCGGAACTGAAAAATTTATCGGGTGCCCTTGTTGGTCAAAATGAAGCTACAATGCATCTTCCTGTCAATATTGGGGATTATACGGATTTCTATAGCAGCTTGGAACATGCCACCAATGTAGGTAAAATGTTCCGTGATCCGGAGAATGCCCTCCTTCCCAATTGGAAACACCTTCCCGTAGGATATCACGGAAGGGCCTCGTCCATAGTGGTCAGCGGTACACCCGTTCATAGGCCTAAAGGTCAGGTGTTGCCCAAAGGTGAAAAAACACCAATTTTTAAACCCTCTGGGCGGTTGGATTTTGAGCTGGAAATGGCATTCATTATCGGAAAAGAAACAGAGTTGGGTGAATCCATTTCTGTTGAAAAAGCACACGAACACATTTTTGGTATGGTCCTGTTCAATGATTGGTCCGCCCGAGATATCCAAAAATGGGAATATGTGCCTTTAGGCCCCTTTCTAGGTAAGAGTTTTGCCTCGTCCATTTCACCCTGGATCGTAACCCTAGAGGCTTTGGAACCGTTCAAGGTTGAAGGTCCGGGACAAGACCCTGAAGTACTACCTTACCTAAAATCCACTGGGCCGCTGAATTATGATATAAATCTAGAGGTTTCCTTAGCTCCTGAAAATTCGGATACCCAAACAATTTGTCGCTCCAATTTTAAATACATGTACTGGAACATGGCCCAACAATTGGCACATCATACCGTAAATGGTTGTAATGTAAAGGTGGGGGACATGATGGCTTCGGGTACCATTTCGGGAAAGGATGAAACTGCCTATGGCTCCCTACTGGAACTATCCTGGGGCGGTAAGAAATCGATTAAATTGCAACAGGGTGAGACCCGTACTTTTATTGAGGATAATGATACCATAAGCATGAAAGGGTACGCCATTAAAAATGATATTCGGGTAGGATTTGGGGAAGTGTCGGGGAAAATCTTGCCTGCAAAAATTAATATATGA
- a CDS encoding homogentisate 1,2-dioxygenase has protein sequence MPIYHKQGTIPPKRHTQFRRPDGELYSEQLFGTIGFDGMSSLLYHHNRPTMVKEIVKSTDVSPKIGLEKHIRSLKLVSFNVKPKDDFLEAREPLLVNNDVHIGVAAPKQSMTDYFYKNADADEMLFIHKGSGTLRTIFGNIPFEYGDYLIIPRGVIYQIDFDTEENRIFYAESFTPIYTPKRYRNWFGQLLEHSPYCERDYKLPENLETHTDLNEHLMKVKKQGVLHEMVYEGHPFDVVGWDGYNYPYGFSIHNFEPITGRIHQPPPVHQTFETSAFVICSFVPRLYDYHPKSIPAPYNHSNIDSDEVLYYVDGDFMSRNGVEPGNISLHPAGIPHGPHPGAVERSIGQKGSEELAVMIDTFRPLMVTENAMKLDDGNYYQSWLNS, from the coding sequence ATGCCCATATATCACAAACAAGGTACTATTCCCCCAAAACGCCACACGCAATTCCGTAGGCCGGACGGTGAACTCTATTCTGAGCAGTTGTTCGGTACTATAGGGTTCGATGGGATGTCCTCTTTGCTTTATCACCATAACCGACCTACCATGGTGAAGGAGATTGTAAAGAGTACCGATGTTTCCCCCAAAATAGGCCTAGAAAAACATATTCGTTCGCTAAAATTGGTGAGTTTTAACGTTAAACCCAAGGATGATTTTTTGGAGGCGAGGGAGCCCCTCTTGGTGAACAATGATGTGCATATAGGGGTGGCGGCACCAAAGCAATCTATGACCGATTACTTTTATAAGAATGCGGATGCTGATGAAATGTTGTTTATCCACAAAGGTTCTGGGACGCTCCGGACTATTTTTGGGAATATTCCTTTTGAGTACGGGGATTATCTTATCATTCCACGTGGTGTCATCTATCAAATCGATTTTGATACCGAGGAGAACCGTATTTTTTATGCGGAATCCTTCACTCCTATTTACACTCCGAAAAGATATCGAAATTGGTTCGGGCAATTGTTGGAGCATTCGCCGTATTGTGAGAGGGATTACAAACTCCCAGAGAATCTGGAGACGCATACCGATTTGAACGAGCACCTTATGAAAGTGAAAAAACAAGGAGTGCTGCATGAAATGGTTTATGAAGGACATCCGTTCGATGTTGTAGGTTGGGACGGATACAACTATCCCTACGGATTTTCAATCCATAATTTTGAGCCCATTACGGGAAGAATTCATCAGCCGCCGCCGGTACATCAAACCTTTGAGACCTCGGCCTTTGTGATTTGTTCCTTTGTGCCCAGATTGTACGATTATCATCCTAAATCCATTCCTGCGCCCTACAATCATTCCAATATCGATTCCGATGAGGTATTGTACTACGTGGATGGGGATTTTATGAGCAGGAACGGTGTTGAACCAGGCAATATTTCATTGCATCCGGCCGGAATTCCGCATGGTCCGCATCCAGGTGCCGTAGAGCGAAGTATCGGTCAAAAAGGCTCCGAAGAATTGGCGGTAATGATCGATACGTTTAGGCCGTTGATGGTGACGGAAAACGCCATGAAATTGGACGATGGTAACTACTATCAATCTTGGTTGAATTCATAA
- a CDS encoding flavin reductase family protein: protein MIKTIDPNNIPQQELHAYLLSAVAPRPICFASTIDSEGNVNLSPYSYFNIFSINPPIMIFSPNRSGRDGSMKHSHQNVLEVPEVVINIVNYPMVEQMSLASTSYEKGVNEFVKAGFTQVPSEKVKPPRVGEAPVAIECSVTEVIELADTPGAGNLILAKVELVHINEDYLDSENKLDTTKLDLVGRMGGNWYTRSSGDSLFEIPKPIRNKGIGVDQLPDAVRNSTVLTGNNLGRLGNMETLPSQEDIDRVAELPKVKEILESTVNEVSIHKLAKKWLEDGRMEEALALLYL from the coding sequence ATGATAAAAACTATTGATCCAAATAACATTCCACAGCAAGAATTGCACGCCTATCTTTTATCGGCAGTAGCTCCAAGACCCATTTGTTTTGCCAGTACCATTGATTCCGAAGGAAATGTAAACCTTAGCCCCTATAGCTATTTCAATATTTTCAGTATCAATCCGCCAATCATGATATTTTCTCCCAATAGGAGCGGGCGCGATGGTTCTATGAAGCATTCCCATCAGAATGTTTTGGAAGTACCCGAAGTGGTCATCAATATTGTCAACTATCCTATGGTGGAACAAATGTCTTTGGCCAGTACTTCCTATGAGAAAGGCGTGAACGAATTTGTAAAGGCTGGCTTTACCCAAGTTCCCAGTGAAAAGGTAAAACCTCCCAGGGTAGGGGAGGCTCCGGTAGCCATTGAATGTTCAGTGACCGAAGTGATAGAATTGGCCGACACCCCAGGTGCCGGTAACCTGATTCTGGCCAAAGTGGAACTGGTTCACATCAATGAGGACTATCTGGATTCCGAGAATAAACTGGATACCACAAAATTGGATTTGGTAGGTCGTATGGGCGGAAACTGGTACACACGTTCTAGTGGTGATTCCCTATTTGAAATTCCTAAACCGATTCGCAACAAGGGCATAGGGGTAGATCAATTACCCGATGCCGTTAGAAACAGCACCGTACTTACGGGGAATAATTTAGGACGCCTGGGAAATATGGAAACTTTGCCTTCCCAAGAAGATATTGATAGAGTAGCGGAGTTACCGAAGGTCAAGGAAATATTGGAAAGTACGGTTAATGAGGTTAGTATCCACAAACTGGCCAAAAAATGGCTGGAAGATGGGAGAATGGAAGAAGCTTTGGCCTTGTTGTATTTGTAA
- the cls gene encoding cardiolipin synthase — MNTILWIAYLLVTIWSIVNIIFYGMRSTKMISWSLTVIILPFLGPILYYLFGINRRKFKLFKLKQTEKRKLYSETYKELKGGEKSVHDFDNYKHDKIASLIRKNSYFAPYEGNKIELLNDGEEAFGAIFKAIEKAEKFIHVQYYILEEGDLLDRFYDLFSKKVKEGVEIRMLYDSLGSHSLRGKVVKRFKDIGVKAFSSMPIRFGNLLFTLNYRNHRKIVVIDGKIGFTGGFNVSDKYINPISDLGLWQDLHLRLEGPVVNSLQRVFIKDYHFAGDEDLLLKDTYFPKIEAQGTSIAQVVSSGPDSKYPAIMQQYLAMINSAKKSICIANPYFIPGMPVREALQIAALSGIEVNLLTPKVSDSLLAKYSMFSGFEALLDVGANIYLRPDFSHSKVIIIDGEIASVGSGNFDYRSFEHNFETNVLVYDKEIAQKIEKFFFGHCKKEILLKKESFKKRSIYFKFMEGLAKFFSPLL, encoded by the coding sequence ATGAACACCATACTTTGGATAGCCTATTTACTCGTTACCATTTGGAGCATTGTCAATATTATCTTTTATGGAATGCGATCCACCAAAATGATCAGTTGGTCCCTAACCGTAATCATACTACCCTTTTTAGGGCCTATTCTATACTATCTTTTTGGTATCAACCGTAGAAAATTCAAGCTTTTTAAATTAAAACAGACCGAAAAAAGAAAACTCTACTCAGAAACCTACAAGGAACTCAAGGGGGGTGAGAAAAGTGTACATGACTTTGATAATTACAAACACGATAAGATTGCTTCCTTAATACGAAAAAACAGCTACTTTGCTCCCTATGAAGGAAACAAGATCGAATTGCTAAATGATGGGGAAGAAGCTTTTGGAGCCATCTTTAAGGCCATTGAAAAAGCTGAAAAATTCATTCATGTACAATATTATATTTTAGAAGAGGGTGATTTATTGGATAGATTCTATGACCTGTTTTCAAAGAAAGTAAAAGAAGGGGTCGAGATCAGAATGCTCTATGATTCCCTAGGCAGTCATTCCCTGCGCGGAAAGGTGGTAAAACGCTTTAAGGATATTGGTGTAAAAGCATTCTCCTCAATGCCCATTCGATTCGGTAATCTATTGTTTACCCTCAATTATCGCAATCACAGAAAAATTGTGGTCATTGACGGTAAAATAGGTTTTACAGGCGGATTTAATGTATCTGACAAGTATATTAATCCTATCTCCGATCTTGGTCTGTGGCAAGATCTTCACCTTAGGTTGGAAGGTCCGGTCGTAAACAGTTTACAACGTGTATTTATTAAGGATTATCACTTTGCAGGTGATGAAGATTTACTCCTAAAGGACACCTATTTTCCTAAAATCGAGGCCCAAGGTACCAGCATAGCACAGGTAGTTTCCAGTGGCCCGGATTCCAAGTATCCGGCCATCATGCAACAATATTTGGCGATGATCAATTCGGCCAAAAAAAGTATATGCATTGCAAACCCTTATTTTATACCCGGGATGCCCGTACGCGAAGCTCTACAGATAGCCGCCTTGAGTGGTATTGAAGTGAATCTGTTGACCCCAAAAGTATCGGACTCCCTACTGGCCAAATACAGTATGTTTTCCGGATTCGAGGCTTTGCTCGACGTTGGGGCCAACATCTACCTAAGACCCGATTTTTCGCACAGTAAGGTCATCATCATCGATGGTGAAATTGCATCGGTCGGTTCTGGAAATTTTGATTACCGAAGTTTTGAACATAACTTTGAAACCAACGTCCTTGTCTACGATAAGGAGATTGCCCAAAAAATTGAAAAGTTTTTTTTCGGCCACTGTAAAAAGGAAATTCTCCTAAAAAAGGAGTCCTTTAAAAAACGTTCCATTTACTTTAAGTTTATGGAAGGCCTTGCCAAATTCTTTAGCCCTTTACTATAA
- the hppD gene encoding 4-hydroxyphenylpyruvate dioxygenase yields MSTTIASEKKQEKATDFMPINGTDYLELYVSNSKQAAHFYKTAFGFKSLAYKGLETGSRELESYVVQQDKIRLVLTSPLKSGTDLGRHIDKHGDGVKVTALWVEDATYAYEEAMKRGAKSYMKPQVEEDDHGKVVRSGIHTYGEVVHIFVERKEYNGVFLPGFRKWESDYQPEPVGLKYVDHMVGNVEEGKMNYWVNFYEEVMGFTQILSFDDKDISTEYTALMSKVMSNGNGRIKFPINEPAPGKKKSQVDEYLEFYEGEGVQHIAVATDDIVKTVSDLKSRGVEFLTVPTTYYDVLTERVGKIDEDIDSLSKLGILVDRDDEGYLLQIFTKTVQARPTMFFEIIQRKGATSFGKGNFKALFEAIEREQELRGTL; encoded by the coding sequence ATGTCAACAACAATAGCATCAGAAAAAAAACAGGAAAAAGCAACAGACTTCATGCCGATCAACGGCACCGATTATCTGGAGCTTTATGTAAGCAATTCCAAACAAGCAGCGCACTTCTACAAAACTGCATTTGGTTTTAAATCCTTGGCATACAAAGGTCTGGAAACTGGAAGTAGGGAACTTGAATCCTATGTGGTACAACAGGACAAAATACGATTGGTCCTAACTTCTCCCTTAAAAAGTGGAACCGATTTAGGTAGGCACATAGATAAGCATGGTGACGGTGTTAAGGTAACGGCACTTTGGGTCGAGGATGCTACCTATGCGTATGAGGAAGCGATGAAACGCGGTGCCAAAAGTTATATGAAACCTCAGGTGGAAGAGGACGACCACGGAAAAGTGGTTCGATCCGGTATTCACACCTACGGAGAAGTGGTCCATATTTTTGTGGAACGCAAGGAATATAATGGGGTGTTTCTACCCGGTTTCAGAAAATGGGAATCGGACTATCAACCGGAACCAGTAGGGCTTAAATATGTGGACCACATGGTAGGGAACGTGGAAGAGGGGAAAATGAACTATTGGGTAAACTTCTATGAAGAGGTTATGGGCTTTACCCAAATTCTTTCCTTTGATGACAAGGATATCTCTACAGAATATACCGCTTTGATGAGCAAAGTGATGAGCAATGGCAATGGGCGAATCAAATTTCCTATCAATGAACCTGCTCCGGGCAAGAAGAAATCCCAGGTGGATGAATATCTAGAATTTTATGAAGGCGAAGGCGTGCAGCACATTGCGGTTGCTACCGATGATATCGTAAAAACGGTATCCGACCTAAAAAGTAGGGGAGTGGAGTTTTTAACCGTTCCTACCACCTATTATGATGTGCTTACAGAACGTGTCGGTAAAATTGACGAGGATATAGACTCATTAAGTAAGTTGGGGATTTTAGTTGATCGTGATGATGAGGGATACTTGTTGCAGATATTTACCAAGACCGTTCAAGCAAGACCTACCATGTTCTTTGAAATCATCCAAAGAAAGGGTGCAACATCCTTTGGAAAAGGTAATTTTAAGGCATTGTTTGAAGCCATAGAACGTGAGCAGGAACTCAGAGGTACTTTATAA